The following DNA comes from Thermodesulfobacteriota bacterium.
ATTGTTAAGGTACCGGACCCGGTTTGCCGTAAAATAAAAGGTTCAGTGGATATTTTTTTAAGTGATATTTGTTTTCTATCCGCCCATTTATGTTCGGCGGAAACCGCCAGTACCAGTTCATCCTCCCACAGTTCATGGTTCATAAAACCCGTATGAGGGCTTTTCGAACCGATGACGCCCAGTTCAAGCTCTCCTTCAGACACACGGTGTTCTATTTTTTTGGTATCGGCAATCGCCAGCTTAACCGTTGTAAGCGGATACTTTTCATGAAATCTGCCAATGACTTTGGGCAATATATATTCTCCTGGAATCGTGCTGCCACCGATATAAATCTCCCCTTTTTTTACACCGAGAAAATCCTGCATTTCATTGCAAGCGGTTTTTTTCATTTCAAGCAGCACACGCGCGTGCTTATAAAGGAGTTTGCCAGCTGCGGTGGGAACCACCTGCCGTCCCATACGATCAAATAGTCTGCTACCAACCATACCTTCAAGGGTGGCTATCCTTTCACTGACAGAGGCCTGTGCAAGAAATACGGCATTGGCGGCTTTTGAAAAGCTCTTCAATTCTAGAACTTTGCAGAAAATTTCCAGTTGTCTGAGGTCAAAATCCACAGTGGCCATTTTATAAGGTTCTTCTTTTCTCATAAGATTTTATTAACCTGAATATTAAATCAAGTCAAATATAGAAGCTACGCAGGTGATCGCAATCATCGCCAATATAAAAACCATTATAAGAGGCAAAAGGAGCCAATGCCGGTTTCAGTGCATATCACTGGAGCAATTTTTTCTTTTTTTGGTTGATGTATTGTCGCTGCAATACTAAGTTAGTTCCTCAATATTGCATTAAAACTGATTTTATTTTTGTGACTTCTATCTGAATATTAAATGATTCCCTTAAGAGATGAAAATCCGTCCAGCACCATTCCTCTGGTCACTATTTTTCTAATTTTAGCCAACATTTGTCTTTTTATCTATCTAAACTATGTTGTACCCGGAGAAACGAATCAATTTTTTCTTAAACTCGGATTTATTCCCTTTGAACTTTCCCATTTCAAAGATATCTCCCCGAAGAATCTTGTGCCTGTGCCCTTGACTATTTTTACCTCAATGTTCATTCACGGTGGTTGGATTCATTTGTTGAGTAACATGCTATATTTATGGATATTCGGTGATAATGTGGAGGATCTTCTCGGTCATATAAAATACCTGGTTTTCTATGTGACCTGTGGAATTGCGGCAGCCGGGGGACATTTTTTAGTAAATACATCTTCAAAAATTCCCACAGTCGGTGCCAGCGGTGCGATTGCCGGTGTCCTCGGAGCATATGTATTCCTTTTCCCCAAGGCACGTATAAAAACCCTGTTCATCATTTTCATATTCATCCATATAGTTAATATTCCGGCGATTTTAATGCTTGGTTTTTGGATAATCATGCAGGTTTTGAGCGCTTATTTTGAATATGGCACTCAAACAGGCGGCCAGATCGCCTGGTTTGCCCATATAGGAGGATTTGCCTCCGGCCTTATGCTGATTATTGTAATGAAAAAAAGAAAGAAAAGGTCTTATCGATAAATGACGCCCAATGCAAAATTGTTACAATCTGATACCTTTCCCGACACGTCCGTGTGCTCCAAAAACAAACGTGCCGAACTAATTGCAAACTGGCAGACGCTTCAGCGAATTTTCCTGCAGCCTGAAAGTGAATCTTCCAGGTCAACCCTATTAAAATACATGGAACAGATTCTTTTTGGCCTGAATGATTTTTTAAAACAGCATGTCGGGATCACCGAAGAAGCAAGCCTGCTGGAACTCTCCAACAGGTATAAAGACAGCTGTATCAGTAAAAACCCCGCTAAAAAACTTGCCGCAGTCATTAAAAGAATCATCGAGGATATCGCTCCCCATGCGGTAAACGTCGCTTCGCCTTATTTCATCGGTCATATGACCTCCGCCATACCATTTTTTATGGTTCACCTTCAAACCATTGTGACCGCATTAAATCAGAATCTAGTGAAACTGGAAACATCCAAAGTGACCTCAGTCCTTGAACGCCAGGTTCTGGCAAAAATTCACCGATTAATTTACCATAAGGATGATTCTTTTTACGACTTTCACATTCAAAACCCGGAAAGCACTCTGGGAACTTTCGTTGAAGACGGTACCCTCGCCAATCTTACCGCCCTATGGGTTGCCAGAAATGCTTTTTTTCAGCCGACTGAAGGTTTCGCCGGCGTGGAAAAGGAGGGAATGGCTGCCGCTTATCATGCCTGTGGAATTGATCGTTGCGTGGTCCTGGTATCACAACTTGGGCATTATTCCCTGAGAAAATCCGGCGGGATTTTAGGCATCGGTCACAGACAGTTCCTGTCCATAGATGTTGACCGCCATAACCAAATGGACGTCATAAAACTGAAAAAAACCATTGAATCATTAAAAACCGATTCCCCTAAAACAAAAATTCTTGCCGTCGTGGGAATAGCCGGAACCACTGAAACAGGAACGGTTGACCCCCTCGCTGAAATTGCTGAAATATGTGATAAACACAACATTCATTTTCATGTGGATGCGGCCTGGGGAGGACCCACCCTTCTTTCGGAAAAATATAGAACGTTGCTCTCAGGAATTCATCTGGCGGATTCGGTGACCATTGACGGACACAAGCAGTTTTACATGCCGATGGGATGTGGCATGGTTTATTTCAAGGATCCATCCATCATGGATCATATTGCCTATTATGCCTCTTATGTAAACCGTCCCGGCTCAGTCGATCTCGGAATCCGCTCTGTTGTCGGCTCCAGATCGGCCATGTCCCTTATCCTCGGCAGTTCACTTGAGATTATGGGAAGTATGGGATATGCCCTTCTTATTGACCACGGAATCGAAACCGCCATGTCGTTTGCAACAGAAATTAATAAAAGACCCCTGTTTGAACTGGTGACCCAGCCACAGCTTAATATTCTCACTTATAGAATTTTACCGAATAAAATTAAAAAAGAATTCATTCATGCCGATGCGAAAAAGAAAAAAGAGTTGAATCAACAATTGAATCATATCAACATCACAGTCCAACGCCTACAAAGAGAGGCCGGAAAGAGCTTTGTTTCCCGAACGACGCTCAACAGAACCGCCCATGAAGAAAAAGTCGTGCTGCGATCTGTGGTGATGAATCCGATGACCGATATGAAAATTATTGGTGAAATACTGGATGAACAGGAGGATATTTATTTACGCGAATTTGATCATTCCAGGTAAACACTCGCCTGGCCAGGCTGAAGCTGTTTAGGTTGAGTCGTTGCTGTCCCAGTATTAAATACAGATGATCTGGTTAAAAATCGAAT
Coding sequences within:
- a CDS encoding selenium metabolism-associated LysR family transcriptional regulator — translated: MRKEEPYKMATVDFDLRQLEIFCKVLELKSFSKAANAVFLAQASVSERIATLEGMVGSRLFDRMGRQVVPTAAGKLLYKHARVLLEMKKTACNEMQDFLGVKKGEIYIGGSTIPGEYILPKVIGRFHEKYPLTTVKLAIADTKKIEHRVSEGELELGVIGSKSPHTGFMNHELWEDELVLAVSAEHKWADRKQISLKKISTEPFILRQTGSGTLTIIKEYFNRIGSVHIDSLNVVARFGSSTAVKEGIKAGLGISILSSRALETEIKAGEIKALNIESLFMSRKFYLIRDKRRNVSPLCQALLDFLVATSSKGL
- a CDS encoding rhomboid family intramembrane serine protease, coding for MIPLRDENPSSTIPLVTIFLILANICLFIYLNYVVPGETNQFFLKLGFIPFELSHFKDISPKNLVPVPLTIFTSMFIHGGWIHLLSNMLYLWIFGDNVEDLLGHIKYLVFYVTCGIAAAGGHFLVNTSSKIPTVGASGAIAGVLGAYVFLFPKARIKTLFIIFIFIHIVNIPAILMLGFWIIMQVLSAYFEYGTQTGGQIAWFAHIGGFASGLMLIIVMKKRKKRSYR
- the panP gene encoding putative pyridoxal-dependent aspartate 1-decarboxylase, with the protein product MTPNAKLLQSDTFPDTSVCSKNKRAELIANWQTLQRIFLQPESESSRSTLLKYMEQILFGLNDFLKQHVGITEEASLLELSNRYKDSCISKNPAKKLAAVIKRIIEDIAPHAVNVASPYFIGHMTSAIPFFMVHLQTIVTALNQNLVKLETSKVTSVLERQVLAKIHRLIYHKDDSFYDFHIQNPESTLGTFVEDGTLANLTALWVARNAFFQPTEGFAGVEKEGMAAAYHACGIDRCVVLVSQLGHYSLRKSGGILGIGHRQFLSIDVDRHNQMDVIKLKKTIESLKTDSPKTKILAVVGIAGTTETGTVDPLAEIAEICDKHNIHFHVDAAWGGPTLLSEKYRTLLSGIHLADSVTIDGHKQFYMPMGCGMVYFKDPSIMDHIAYYASYVNRPGSVDLGIRSVVGSRSAMSLILGSSLEIMGSMGYALLIDHGIETAMSFATEINKRPLFELVTQPQLNILTYRILPNKIKKEFIHADAKKKKELNQQLNHINITVQRLQREAGKSFVSRTTLNRTAHEEKVVLRSVVMNPMTDMKIIGEILDEQEDIYLREFDHSR